The Dehalococcoidia bacterium genome segment CCCCGCCGCTGCTCCTGCTCACCGACGCCGAGGTCTTCGGCTTCGTCAAGCAGCGCCGGGCCATGCGCCAGCCGGGGCCGGACCGCTCCAACCTGATCGCCGACCTGACGCCCGGCGACTACGTCGTCCACATCGAGCACGGCATCGCCCGTTTCGCCGGCATGGCCACGCGCACAGTCGACGGCGTCTCCCGCGAATTCCTCGAGCTCCAGTACGCCGAAGGCGACCGCCTCTTCGTGCCGGTTGACCAGTCAGACCGCATCGCCCGCTACATCGGCCCCGGGGACCACCGCCCCGGGCTGACCCGTCTGGGCAGCGGCGAGTGGGCGCGCACCCGCGACCGCGTCCGCCGCGCTGTCGCCGACGTGGCGAAGGACCTCCTGGAGCTGTACGCCCGGCGCCAGGTTCTGGAGGGACACGCCTTCTCGCCCGACACGCCCTGGCAGCAGGAGCTCGAGGCCTCTTTCCCTTACGTTGAGACGCCCGACCAGCTCGAGGCCATCCACGCCGTCAAGGCCGACATGGAGGCGCCCCGCCCTATGGACCGCCTGGTCTGCGGCGACGTCGGCTACGGCAAGACCGAGGTCGCGATCCGGGCAGCGTTCAAGGCGGTCATGGACGGCTTCCAGGTCGCTGTCCTCGTGCCTACCACGGTCCTCGCCCAGCAGCACTACAACACCTTCCGCGAGCGCCTCGCGAGCCTCCCCTGCCGCGTCGAGATGCTGTCGCGCTTCCTGAACGACCGCGAGGCCCGCTCCGTAATCGCCGGCCTCGCGGATGGCAGCGTTGACATTATCATCGGGACGCACCGCCTCCTCCAGAAGGACGTGCAGTTCAAGAAGCTCGGCCTCCTGATCATCGACGAAGAGCAGCGCTTCGGCGTCGGCCATAAGGAGCGCCTCAAGCAGATGCGCCAGGAGGTCGACGTCCTCACTCTCTCGGCGACACCGATACCCCGCACCCTCCACATGTCGCTGGTGGGCATCCGCGACATGTCGAGCATGGTCACGCCGCCCGAGCACCGCCTGCCCATCCGCACCTACGTGATGGAGTCCGATGACCACCTGATCCGGGAAGCGATCATGCGCGAGCTGGAGCGCGGCGGGCAGGTCTTCTTCGTCCACAACCGCGTCCACAACATCGAGATGGTCGCCGCCCGTATCCGCAGACTCGTGCCGGAGGCAGAGGTCGGCATCGGCCACGGCCAGATGCCGGAGGAGCAGCTCGAGGCAACCATGCTCCGCTTCGCCGCGGGCGAGATCGACGTCCTGGTGTGCACCACCATCATCGAGTCCGGACTCGACATCCCGAACGCAAACACGATCATCATCAACCACGCCGACAAGCTCGGCCTGGCCCAGCTTTACCAACTCCGGGGGCGCGTCGGCCGGAGCGCCGTCCGCGCCTATGCTTACCTTCTCTACGAGAAGCACACGGCCCTGTCCGAGACGGCGCAGCGCCGCCTGCAGGCCATATTCGAGGCTACGGAGCTCGGGGCCGGCTTCCAGATTGCCCTCAAAGACCTCGAGATCCGCGGCGCCGGCAACCTTCTCGGCGTGGAGCAGAGCGGGCATATGGCAGCAGTGGGGTTCGACCTGTACGTGCGCCTGCTGGGCGAAGCCGTGCAGCGCCTGAAGGCGCTCCAGCGCGGCGAGACGCCGCCGGAGCCCCTCATCGGCCGCCCGGCGATGGTGGTCGACCTGCCGCTGACGGCGTACCTGCCGGAGACCTACGTCCCGGACCTCAACCTCCGCCTCGCCCTCTACCAGCGCCTCGCCCGCGCCGCCTCGAACGCCGAGGTCGACGCCATCGAGCAGGAGATGCGCGACCGCTTCGGCGAGGCGCCCGCCGCCGCCAGGAACCTCACCTGGGTGGTCCGTCTGCGCCTCCTCGCCGCCGAAGCCGGCGTCTCCGCGCTCCAGACGGAAGACCGCCAGATCGTCGTCCGCCTGCTGGCCGGCCGGCGCATCGACCGCGACCGCTTCCCGAAACGCCTCGCCGGCGTGTCTTTCCTCGGCGCGCACCAGCTCCGCCTCGATATCTCCGCGCTGGGCGAGGGCTGGCGCGAGGGCCTCGTGCGCGCCCTGGCGGCCCTGTCCGCGTCCGGGCATCGAGGAAGAGGCGAGGGCTGCAGGCTAGCCTAGCCCGCCTTCGCGTAGTTGCTGGCGCCGTACCAGTCGACGACGACGACCGGCTCGTCGCCCACCACCCAGGCGTCGTGGCCCTTCGGCAGGGACGTGACGTCCCCGGGGCCGGCGATGAACTCCGTGCCGTCGTCCATGCGGATCGCAAGCCGGCCGCTCACGTGGTACTGGAAGTGCGGCGCATGGCAGGAGTCGGTGCCGACGAGCGGCTTGAGGTCCTTGGACCAGCGCCAGCCCGGCTGAAACACCAGCCGCCCGATCTCGGAGCCGCCTACATTTATCAGTTCGGCCCGCCCGTTGGGGAACTCCCGGACCTCCTGCGGCTGGGAGAAGCTCCTGTGCTCGGTCTCGTGTCGCGTCGCCACCATCGCTCGCCTCCTCGGCCTTGATGGCGCACACCTTAACCTACTAGTAGGTAGATGACAAGTACATTCCGGCGCGAAAACCTGCTAGGATTTCCCCCATGAGACGGCCCGTTCGCAGACCCGCTACCGACACCCGCTCCCGCATCCTCGACGTAGCCGAGCGCCTGATCCAGACGCGCGGCTACAACGGCTTCAGCTACGCCGACGTCGCCGCCGAACTGCGCGTGACCACCGCCAGCCTCCACTACCACTTTGCCGGCAAAGCCGAACTCGGCCGCGCCCTGGTCGAGCGCTACACCGAGCGCTTTATGGTGGCCCTGGACAAGATCGAGGCCTCCGAGCCTGACCCGCTGGCGCGCTTGAGCGCCTATGCCGGCCTCTACGCCGCCGTCCTGCGCCGCGGCCGTCTCTGCCTCTGTGGCATGCTTGCCGCCGACTTCCAGACCCTGCCCCGGCAGATGCGCCACGCCGTCCTGGACTTCTTCAACCGCAACGAGGCCTGGCTCAGCCGCGTGCTGGAAGGCGGTCGCGACCAGGGCGTGCTGGCTTTCGAAGAGGAGCCGGCCGGCGTGGCCCGCGCCGTGATCTCCACCCTGGAGGGAGCCATGCTCCTGGCCCGCCCCTTCGCCGATGTCTCGCGCTTCGAGTCAGCCGCCCGCACGCTGCTCGACGGCCTCAAGCGCCACCCGGAGATGGCGCGCGCCTAGAAGTCGTCGTCGATATCGCCGAAGCCGTCGCCGCCGATCACCTCGCGCGAGCCGCCCGGCCCGGCCGGCCCCACGATCCCTTCTTCCTCGAGCATGTCGATCAGGCGCGCCGCCCGCGGATAGCCGATCCGCAGCCGCCGCTGCAGCAACGAAGTCGACACGCGGCGGTGCTCCATCGCCAGCGCCTTCGCGCGCTCGAACATGGGGTCGCCGTCTTCTTCAGCCTCCGCCTCGACAGCTGCCTCTTCCAGCAGGTGGTCATAGACCGGCGTGGCATTGCCCGTCCGGGAGCGCTCGTTCGCCCAGAAGGTGACTATACGGTCGATCTCCTGGTCGGACACATACACCCCCTGCAGCCGCTTCGGCTTCGAGGCGTCCGTTGGCATGTAGAGCATGTCGCCGCGGCCAAGCAGGCGCTCGGCGCCAGCCGTGTCGATGATCGTGCGCGAGTCCACCTGCGAGCTCACGGCGAAGGCGATCCGCGTCGGGAAGTTCGCCTTGATTAGGCCCGTGACCACGTCCACCGACGGCCGCTGCGTCGCCACGATGAGGTGGATCCCCGTAGCCCGGGCCAGCTGGGCCAGGCGGCAGATCTGGCGTTCCACCTCGAACGGCGCAGCCATCATCAGGTCCGCAAGCTCGTCGATGATCACGACCCAGTAGGGCATGCGCTCTGTGACCTTCGGGTGCCGGTTGTACGCGTCGATGTTCCGGACCGCGAGGGCGGCAAAGCGCTTGTAGCGTGACTCCATCTCCGCGATCACCGCCCCCAGCGTCCCCACCACCTTCTCGACGTCGACGATGATCGACGAGAAGGCGAGGTGGGGGATCATCGCGAAGCTCGACAACTCCACGCGCTTCGGGTCAATCATCACGAAGCGCACCTCTTCCGGCTTAGCGTGCATGAGGATGCAGGAGATGATCGAGTTGATGCAGATGCTCTTCCCTGACCCCGTCGCCCCGGCGATGAGCAGGTGCGGCGCCTTCGTCAGGTCCGCAACCACCGGTTCTCCCGACACGCTCTTCCCCAACGCCAGCGCCAGCTTCGACTTCGCGGCGATGCGCTGGAATGCGGGCGTCTCGATCACCGAGCGCAGCGTCACGACCGACGCCGCCGAGTTCGGGACCTCGATGCCCACCAGCGCCTTCCCCGGCACCGGCGCCTCGATGCGGATCGACGGCGCCGCGAGCGCCAGCGCGAGGTCGTTCTGCAGGCGCGTGATCTCGTTCACCCGCACCCGCGTGCGGGAGACCTCCTCCTGGCGCATGACCGGCTTGCCGTCCTTCCCCAGGACGGGCCTGCCTTCGCGGTCGCGTTCCACGACCTGCCGGTACTTGATGTCCCAGCCCGGCTCGATGCCGAACTGAGTAACCGTCGGCCCCTCGTTGATCTGCGTAACGCGCGCATCCACCCCGAAGCTCGCCAGCGTCTCCACGATGAGCGCCGCCCGCGCGGCATTGTCGGGCTTCGCGACCTCGGCGTCTGCGACACCGGCGGACAGCATGTCAATCGGCGGCAGCGACCAGTGGAAAGAGGACACCGGAAGCGGCGCCGGGCCGCGCTCTTCGTCGTCGCGCCAGCCAATCGGCAGCTCGACCTGGCGGGCAGGGCCGGGTGGCGGCGCTTCCTCCTGCGGAGGCTCGGCCTCGAAGCGCTCGATCGGCTCCGCCTCCCGGGGCAGCCAGGAGGGCGGCACGTGCTGCGGCCGCTCGTCCAGGGGCGGCTTCGTCGGGAAGGCGAACTCCACGACTGCGACGATGCCCGCAAAGGCCCGCTGCGGAATACGCCAGCCCCACACCACCCTCAGCACTACCGGCGTCTGGCGCAGAATGCCCTTCGCCACCTGCGGCCAGCCGATGGCCACGAATGCAACGCCGGCCGCGATCCAGGCCAGCAACCCCAATACCGAGCCAGTGAGGGCAGCGCCTAAGTCACCGCCGCCTGACACTTCGGCCAGGGGCACGCCGGCCAGCCACCACGCCGGACCCGTGAGCGAGGCAAGTCCGAGCAGGAACACTGCCGCCGGCGCCGAAGCGGCCAGGGCGCGCGGGTAGCGGGCCAGGAGCCCGAGGTCGCGACGCCAGATGAGGACACCTATCGTCCCGGCCACTCCCGCCAGCGCGAGCGATGCCATGCCTGTCGCCTCAGCCAGGCTCGCCAGCGCAGCAGGCGGCGGGCCGGCGCCGGCAAGAAGGGCTAGCGCGGCAATGGAGATCAGGACGAGGGCGAGGCCAAGGGTCTCGACCCGCCAGAGCCAGCGCACGGCTGTCTCGTACAGCGGCTGGCCGCGTCGCCGGCGTCCGGCAGAGGGTCTCGTTGAGCGGACGGCATTCTGGCGCGCGCCCTGAGGGCGCGCCACACCGCGGGGCTTCACTCCGGTTCGTGCCATGTATGCGCCTATGCCGGTATGCGCCCCGCCAAGAATCGCATGCCAGGCGGACTCAAGCATAGCGCATAACGCCGGGCGCATAAACGCCGCGTCCGCTACCCCGACCGCCTGTGCGTTCGCCGCCATGCGTTATGCTTTGGAGTGGCGCCCCCATCGTCTAGGGGACTAGGACGTGGCCCTTTCAAGGCTAAAACCGGGGTTCGAATCCCCGTGGGGGCACCACCGCGGTTCGCTCTTTCGAGCCCAAACCACGCAGCGTCTGTCACTTGTGCCGCGCTGCCCAGTTCCTGCGCACGCGCGATGTCGCCGCGTGTGTGCGATAGAATCGCTCTGTTCGACGCCGAGCAGGGCGAAAAAGGATGACTCTAAAGACTGTTCCCATTACAGGTAGCGTCGCAGCTTGGGCGATGGAGCAGGCTGGCCTATCCATTGACCAGGTTGCTGACCGGAGTAATTACCCTGTCGAGACAGTCCGTGCATGGATCAGTGAAGAGGTTCGGCCAACCGTAGGCCAGGCCAAAAGACTCGCAGAGGTCCTGCATCGGCCGCTGTCTGTCCTCCTCCTCCCGGCGCCGCCCGAGTCCTTTGGTCTTCCGGATGCCCTACGACGCGCGTCGGGCGCTGGTCAGCGAAACCTCGCCCCGGAGGAGCTCAGGCTAACTCGGCGCGCCCGCCGGCTTCAGCGCCTTCTTCGATGGGTCGTCACGCGCCAAGCCATAGAACCTCCAGACATCCCGCAGGTCAGTGGATTAGAGCCATCGGAGGCGGGCACAATCCTCCGCGACTGGGTAGGAGTCTCCGCGGAGACGCAATTGACTTGGAACGACGCCAAACAGGCCTTCGAGACGTGGCGTGCAACTCTTGAAAGTCTCGGTGTCTTCGTCTTCCAACTCCAGCTGGGCAAAGGCATCCGAGGTTTCAGTATGTTTGATGACCTCGCTCCACTGATCGCAGTCAACACTGCAGAGAACTACCAGGCGCGTTCGTTCACCATCTTCCACGAGCTGGCGCATCTAGGCTCTCGCACAGATAGCGCGTGCCTGGAGAGCACGGGAACTCGCCGACTTGAGCGATGGTGCGAAGAAACGGCGAGCGCAACGCTCATGCCTTTAACGGCAATCCATGACTTCGTCAGGAGCCAGGCTAGCGTGTCAGAAGACGTTGACCTCGTGAAGAAGGCGGCGAGTACGTTCAAAGTGAGTCTACGCGCGGCCGCAGTCGCACTGATTAGAGGAGGATATCTCGACCAGTCCGTCTACGAAGACATCGAGGAATCAGCTCCCATAACTGATCGTCTAAAGGGTTTTGGCCGCGGCCGCGGCCAACGAGCTCCAGAACGCCGGAAAGCGGAGGTGGGGCCGCGGCCCCTAAGGTTAGTCTTCAAGGCTTTTGAGTCCCACCTTCTGACCGAGCGAGATCTCAGGGATTACCTTCGCCTTGATGGGGCTGAATTGGACGAACTTGCGCGGCAATTGGAGAGCGCGTAGAGGTGCAGCAAGAGGATGTCTGGGTAATTGACTCCTCTGCGCTCATCAACATGAAGAGGATTGTACCAGCGGGCGAACAGTGGTCGCTGTTTGAACGGCTGACGGAGTTGGTGCGAGGGCGGATGCTGTTCTTTCCTCGTCAGGTCGCAGACGAATTGAGGCAAGCGAGACACGTCGACACACCAGAGGCCTGGGCTCTTGGCGTCGGACCTCGCGTCGCTTTTGCTTACGACCCAGATCCCGCACTGGTCAAGCACGTGATGGGAGTTGCGGGGAAGTGATCGAGGCGGATGCGGAAGTGGAAAAGGGTGATCCGTACGTCCTAGCCCAGGCCTTGGAACTGCAGCGCCTGGGCCCGAAGCCTCAAGTCGTCACGGACGACACAGTAGATCGGCTTCCCATCAAGATCGCCATGACGACAGCTTGTCAGCGCCTCGGATTGCCGTACCTTACTCTCGACGATTTCCTCCAGACCCTCGGCTCGTCGGGGAACCGCTAACAGTCTTCCATAGGCCCGGTTATTGCCATCGCCGTCCTGAAGTGAGTGGGACCTGCTGGGCCAGCCTCACCAGACCGACCCGCTGTCCGCCGTCACCGCCCGGAGCTACCTGACCCGGCTCTTCAGCGCCGCGAAGGCAAGCGTCAGCGTCACCACACCCAGAGCCGCGACAGCCGCAATCGCGACCCCCAGGTCCGCCATGTCCCAGCCCTCCGACGAGAGGGCGCGCATGCCCCGCAGCAGGTAGGTCATCGGGTTCACCGTCGCCGCGACCTTCAACCAGCCGCTCAGGGCCTCCATGGGCGCGAACAGCGTCGTCAGGAACATCATCGGCATGAACAGCGCCCACAGGCTCTGTGTCGCCTGAGCATTGCCCGTCTTGATCGCCACCGCAAAGCCGATCGCGGAATAAGCAAGGCCCCAGAAGCTGCTCAGGAGCACCAGCGCCACGGCGCCCGGCACGCCCGTGGCGAATTCCAACCCGGTGGCGAAAGCGATGACCAGGACCACGGCGGCCTGCGCCATGATGCGCAGGAAGTCGGCGCCCATGGCGCCAATCAGAATGGAAACGCGGTTCGCCGGCGTCAGCAGCAATTTGTCGAAGTAGCCGCTTTCGATGTCCGCGACCATATTCAGGCCGGCGCTGCCTCCCTGCACCGCGAAGACGATGGCTACCGGCAACTGGAACGCCTCCCAGTTCGAGATCCCGGACCGGCTGGCGAACTCCTCGAGGGAGCCCACCATCACGAAATAGAAGAAGACCGGGATCACGAGGTTGGGCACCAGGTACGCCGGCGTCCGGATCGCCAGCCGCGCCTCCCGCGCGCCCAGCAGAAACGCGGCGCGCACGGCTTCACGCCAGAAATTCCAGGGCGCCAACTGGATTGCCACAGTTGCCTCAGCCATCGCTCCCTCCGCTGCCGTTGCCGGCGCCCTCAAGTCTCGATCCCGTCGCGCGCAGGAATACCTCGTCGAGCGTCGGCTCGCTGAGCGCGACAGACTCCACCGGGACATGAGCCGTATCGAGCAGGCGCACTACCTGCGCGATGACCCCGGCGCCATCCTTCACGAATAGCGTCAGGGCGCCGCCGTCCGCGCGGATGTCGCGCAGCCCCTCGAGACCGCTGAGGACCTGCCTCGCCTGCGGGAGACGAGCCGGCTCGACCCCAATCGAGACTACGCCGCCGCCGATCGTCGCCTTCAGCTCGGAGGGCTTACCCTCGGCCACGATGACACCGCGGTCGATGATCGCCAGCCGGTCGGAGAGGCGGTCTGCCTCCTCGAGATAGTGCGTCGTCAGGAAGACCGTGACGCCGAACTCCTTGTTCAGGCGCTGGACCTCCTGCCAGACCGCCTGGCGGCTTGCCGGGTCCAGGCCCTCCGTCGGCTCGTCGAGAAAGAGGAGCCGCGGTCCGTGCACCAGGGCGCTGGCCAGGTCCAGCCGCCGCTTCATCCCGCCCGAGTAAGTCTTGATCTGGCGGTCCGCGGCCTCCTCGAGGCCGACAAGCTCCAGTAGTTCCGCCGCCCGCCGGGCCGCCTCGCTCCGGCGGAAGCCGTAGAGCTGCGCCTGCAGCACCAGCAGCTCTCGACCCGTCGCCAGGGCGTCCAGGCCCGCCTCCTGGAGGGCGACACCAATGGAACGCCGGACCTCGTGTTGCTGGCGGTACACGTCGAAGCCGGCGACCAGCGCCGAGCCTGACGTCGGGCGCAGGAGCGTCGTGAGCATGCGCACTGTCGTCGTCTTGCCGGCGCCGTTTGGTCCCAGGAAGGCAAACGTCTCGCCGGCCCGTACCAGGAGGTCCACGCCGCCAACGGCGACGACGCCGCCCGCGAATTCGCGCCGCAACTCGTGCGTCTCGACCGCGAAAGCCATCACTCCTCCTCCCTATCGATTATCCGGATGGCCGCCGGTCTGTTCGAGCGCATCCCGTCACATACTGTCAGGAGCCTTACGCCCTCTCGAGGAGCCGCCGAACGGCCGCGAAGCCCAGCACGGGCAGCCGCCCGCAGCCCGACGACCGCGAATGCGGCCCTGCGACGATGGGTCGTCCGAGGCGCACCGCGCGCAGCCCGCAGCCCGCCGCCATCGGGCGACACCGCCAGCGCGCGACAGGTCGCCCGAAAGCGGACCGCAGAGGCGCAGCCCTCCGCCGGGGGGCGTGGGGGGTGTCCCCCCACCACCCTCCGCGAGCCAAGCGCAGCGACGGCGAGCGCCTCCGCTCGCTCCCACCGCCGCGCAGCCTTAGACCAGGCCCCACACCATCGTCGGAGGCGCGCAGTCGCCACCCGTTGCCACCCGCCCGTCCCACCATGCCTCGGAGCCGTAGATCACGCGGCCCGGCACATTGGGCGAAGCCGACGTCGCAAAGAAGCCGCCCCAGAGCCGAGTGCAGAGGGCGCAGCCCTCTGCCGGGGGGCGTGGGGGGTGTCCCCCCACCACCCTCCGCGAGCCAAGCGCAGCGACGGCGAGCGGCCCCCGCTCGCTCTGACCGCCGCGCAGCCTTAGACCGCGATCCCACCACCCGCTCCCGCCAAGTCCCGGCCGGGCCGCCCGTTAGCAAGCAGTCCGCCGGAGTGGTAGGCTGCACGGCGGGGGCCTGCGTGCGAGGCACTCGCTCTGGCACGGGGGCGGGTTAACTGTGAACCAGGCGCTGCCATCAGCAGCGGTCAAGACAAGCGCGCCGGCGCGGCGCAGCGATACCATCCCGCGTCCGCGCCTCCTCGCCCTGATGCGCGCCAACCTGGGCAAGCGGCTCACGTTGATCACCGCGCCTTCCGGGTTCGGAAAGACAGCCCTCCTTGCCGACTTCGTCGCCGAGCTCGAACAGCCCTGCGCCTGGCTGAGCCTCGACGCCTGGGACCGGGACGGCGGTGAACTGCTTGCCAGCCTGGCGCGCGCCCTCGGGAGCGCCGAAGGCGTCGCCGCGCCGGCCCGGGCGCCACTCGACGACCTGCGCCGCCAGCTCAGGCTCCTGGTCTGGAGCGCGCTCGCGGATGGCCCGCGTGTAATCGTCCTCGACGACTTCCAGACCATCGAAGGCTCCCGCGAGGCGCTCGCGCTTGTCGAGGAGTTGATCGCCTCCGCCCCTGAGACCTGCCACATCGTCATTTCGTCGCGGGACTTGCCGCGGCTGGCCGGCCTCGCCCGCCTTGTGGCCCGAGGTGCGGCGCTGTGGCTTGGCCTCGAAGACCTCGCCTTCGACCACGACGAGGTCCGCCGCTTCTTCCGCGAAGTCCGTGAGACCGAGATCGATGACCGCGAGGCCCAGGCCCTCCTCGAGGCCACGGGGGGCTGGGCGGCGCACCTCGCGCTGCTCACCGTCGGCGAGGCAGGGACGATTGAGTCGACTCCCCGCGCCGAGCTGCTCCTGGACGACCTCCTGAGTGAGGCATTCAACCGCCAGACGCCTGCCCTTCGTCGCTTCCTCCTCTCGACGAGCCTCCTGAAGGTGCTGGACCCCTCCTTCTGCGACGAACTTCTCGAGCGCAAGGACTCGCGCGACATCCTCAAGGAACTGGAGCGCCGCAACCTCTTCGCCACCCGGGTCGAGGCCGACCCGCCGGTGTACCGTCTGCACCAGCCGTTTCGCGCCTACCTCAAGGGAAAGCTGCGCGCCGAGAAGGGCAATCGCTTCGCCACGCTTGCCTTGAAGGCGGGCCAGCTCTGCGAAGCGCGAGGAGACTGGGAAGGCGCCGTTTCCTTTTACATCGAGGGCCAGGTCTGGCCGGACGCCGTGCGCGCGCTGCGCGCGGCATCCGAATCCATGCTTGCCTATGGCCGCGCCGCGACGCTGCACGAATGGCTGGAGGCGCTGCCCCGCGAGGTGGTCCAGACACAGCCCGACCTCCTGCTCCTCCGGGCTCGAGTCAAGGTTGACCTGGGCGAGCTTGACGCCGCGTTGCAAGTCATCTCTGACCTCCTTGAAGACGAGGCGCCCGAGACCGTGAGGGGGCTTGCCCTGCTCTATCGCGGGGTCTGCCTCAGCAGGAAGGGCCAGCATCAGGAAGCCGTCAAGACCTGCCGGGCGGCCGCGTCCCTCCTGACGCGGGCCGGCGCGCCGCCGCAGGTCGAAGCCGAGGCCAATCTCTGGCTGGGAGTAGCGATTGGCGCCGGCGGCGGCTTCGCTCGCGCCGTGCCGCCGCTTCGCAAGGCGCTCGCCCTGGCCGAAAAGCTGGGAGATGTGCGCACGGCCTCCATCGCCGCGGACGACCTCGCGGTCGCCTTCGGCAACCTCGGGCAGATCGACCAGGCGCAGATGTACCTGGAGCGCGCGAGGCAGGGCTGGGCAAGCCTCGGCAACGACTATCGGCTTGTCCTCACCCTGAACAACCTGGGCATGATGTACTCCCTGCAGGGCGAGTACGAAGAGAGTTCCCACCTCCTCGCCGAGGCCATCGAACGCTCGCGGGCGACTGGCAACGCCCGTATCGAAGCCATCGCGACGCTTTCCCTCGCCGACGTCAAGCGCGACACCGGCCACTACGACCAGGCCATCGACCTGTACAACGACGGGCTCGACAAAGCCCGCCGCCTCGGCGAGGCCTACTTCGTCGACTACGCCGTGGACGCCCTCGGCATGACCTACATGCTCATGGGCGACCTACAGAAAGCGGAAAGCCTCATCCGGCACGCCGCCGCGGAGGTTGGTGAGCGGGGCGGCGTCTACGAGAACGGCCTACTTTCGCTCTCCCTGGGCATCCTGAGCCACCTGCGGGGTGAGTTCCCAGAGTCCGCGGCCCGCCTCCAGTACGCCCTGCGCGTCTTCAGGGCAGCCGGTGCCGCCCGCGAAGAGGCCCGCGCCCTCTTCCACCTCGCCCACGTGTACCTCGCCACCAACAGCCGCCGCCGCGCGCTCGCCGCCCTCCAGGATGTCGTGCGGCTCGTGCGGGAGATCGGCTACTCGGCCTTCCTCGCGGCCGACGCCCGCCGCTGTCCCGCTCTCACCGCCTTCGCCTCCTCGAAGCGCCTCGGTGACGGCCTCTTCGCCAGACTGCGCGAGGAGCAGGGCCGCCGCGTCGCGCTCGATCTCGGCCTTGGCCCGAGCTACCCGCCGGTGGAGGCCCGCGGCTTCGGTGAGACCAGCGTAGAGATCGACGGCCGCCTGATCACCGACTCGGAGTGGTCGTCGGTGAAGAGCAAGGAGATGTTCTTCTTCTTCCTCGCGGCAAGGCAGCCCGCCTCCCGCGACGAGTGCTGCGCCGCCCTCTGGCCGGAGTTCGACCGGGCACGCGCGACCAGCAACTTCCACTCCACCCTCTACCGGCTCCGGAGCGCCACCTACTTCGACGTGATCACGAACGCGAACGGACGCTACCGCCTGAACCCGGCCGCGCCCTTTAGCTTCGACGTGCGTGAGT includes the following:
- the mfd gene encoding transcription-repair coupling factor codes for the protein PPLLLLTDAEVFGFVKQRRAMRQPGPDRSNLIADLTPGDYVVHIEHGIARFAGMATRTVDGVSREFLELQYAEGDRLFVPVDQSDRIARYIGPGDHRPGLTRLGSGEWARTRDRVRRAVADVAKDLLELYARRQVLEGHAFSPDTPWQQELEASFPYVETPDQLEAIHAVKADMEAPRPMDRLVCGDVGYGKTEVAIRAAFKAVMDGFQVAVLVPTTVLAQQHYNTFRERLASLPCRVEMLSRFLNDREARSVIAGLADGSVDIIIGTHRLLQKDVQFKKLGLLIIDEEQRFGVGHKERLKQMRQEVDVLTLSATPIPRTLHMSLVGIRDMSSMVTPPEHRLPIRTYVMESDDHLIREAIMRELERGGQVFFVHNRVHNIEMVAARIRRLVPEAEVGIGHGQMPEEQLEATMLRFAAGEIDVLVCTTIIESGLDIPNANTIIINHADKLGLAQLYQLRGRVGRSAVRAYAYLLYEKHTALSETAQRRLQAIFEATELGAGFQIALKDLEIRGAGNLLGVEQSGHMAAVGFDLYVRLLGEAVQRLKALQRGETPPEPLIGRPAMVVDLPLTAYLPETYVPDLNLRLALYQRLARAASNAEVDAIEQEMRDRFGEAPAAARNLTWVVRLRLLAAEAGVSALQTEDRQIVVRLLAGRRIDRDRFPKRLAGVSFLGAHQLRLDISALGEGWREGLVRALAALSASGHRGRGEGCRLA
- a CDS encoding DNA translocase FtsK gives rise to the protein MRWLWRVETLGLALVLISIAALALLAGAGPPPAALASLAEATGMASLALAGVAGTIGVLIWRRDLGLLARYPRALAASAPAAVFLLGLASLTGPAWWLAGVPLAEVSGGGDLGAALTGSVLGLLAWIAAGVAFVAIGWPQVAKGILRQTPVVLRVVWGWRIPQRAFAGIVAVVEFAFPTKPPLDERPQHVPPSWLPREAEPIERFEAEPPQEEAPPPGPARQVELPIGWRDDEERGPAPLPVSSFHWSLPPIDMLSAGVADAEVAKPDNAARAALIVETLASFGVDARVTQINEGPTVTQFGIEPGWDIKYRQVVERDREGRPVLGKDGKPVMRQEEVSRTRVRVNEITRLQNDLALALAAPSIRIEAPVPGKALVGIEVPNSAASVVTLRSVIETPAFQRIAAKSKLALALGKSVSGEPVVADLTKAPHLLIAGATGSGKSICINSIISCILMHAKPEEVRFVMIDPKRVELSSFAMIPHLAFSSIIVDVEKVVGTLGAVIAEMESRYKRFAALAVRNIDAYNRHPKVTERMPYWVVIIDELADLMMAAPFEVERQICRLAQLARATGIHLIVATQRPSVDVVTGLIKANFPTRIAFAVSSQVDSRTIIDTAGAERLLGRGDMLYMPTDASKPKRLQGVYVSDQEIDRIVTFWANERSRTGNATPVYDHLLEEAAVEAEAEEDGDPMFERAKALAMEHRRVSTSLLQRRLRIGYPRAARLIDMLEEEGIVGPAGPGGSREVIGGDGFGDIDDDF
- a CDS encoding ImmA/IrrE family metallo-endopeptidase, with the translated sequence MTWNDAKQAFETWRATLESLGVFVFQLQLGKGIRGFSMFDDLAPLIAVNTAENYQARSFTIFHELAHLGSRTDSACLESTGTRRLERWCEETASATLMPLTAIHDFVRSQASVSEDVDLVKKAASTFKVSLRAAAVALIRGGYLDQSVYEDIEESAPITDRLKGFGRGRGQRAPERRKAEVGPRPLRLVFKAFESHLLTERDLRDYLRLDGAELDELARQLESA
- a CDS encoding cupin domain-containing protein; this encodes MVATRHETEHRSFSQPQEVREFPNGRAELINVGGSEIGRLVFQPGWRWSKDLKPLVGTDSCHAPHFQYHVSGRLAIRMDDGTEFIAGPGDVTSLPKGHDAWVVGDEPVVVVDWYGASNYAKAG
- a CDS encoding TetR/AcrR family transcriptional regulator, producing MRRPVRRPATDTRSRILDVAERLIQTRGYNGFSYADVAAELRVTTASLHYHFAGKAELGRALVERYTERFMVALDKIEASEPDPLARLSAYAGLYAAVLRRGRLCLCGMLAADFQTLPRQMRHAVLDFFNRNEAWLSRVLEGGRDQGVLAFEEEPAGVARAVISTLEGAMLLARPFADVSRFESAARTLLDGLKRHPEMARA
- a CDS encoding ABC transporter permease, with the translated sequence MAEATVAIQLAPWNFWREAVRAAFLLGAREARLAIRTPAYLVPNLVIPVFFYFVMVGSLEEFASRSGISNWEAFQLPVAIVFAVQGGSAGLNMVADIESGYFDKLLLTPANRVSILIGAMGADFLRIMAQAAVVLVIAFATGLEFATGVPGAVALVLLSSFWGLAYSAIGFAVAIKTGNAQATQSLWALFMPMMFLTTLFAPMEALSGWLKVAATVNPMTYLLRGMRALSSEGWDMADLGVAIAAVAALGVVTLTLAFAALKSRVR
- a CDS encoding ATP-binding cassette domain-containing protein, with the protein product MAFAVETHELRREFAGGVVAVGGVDLLVRAGETFAFLGPNGAGKTTTVRMLTTLLRPTSGSALVAGFDVYRQQHEVRRSIGVALQEAGLDALATGRELLVLQAQLYGFRRSEAARRAAELLELVGLEEAADRQIKTYSGGMKRRLDLASALVHGPRLLFLDEPTEGLDPASRQAVWQEVQRLNKEFGVTVFLTTHYLEEADRLSDRLAIIDRGVIVAEGKPSELKATIGGGVVSIGVEPARLPQARQVLSGLEGLRDIRADGGALTLFVKDGAGVIAQVVRLLDTAHVPVESVALSEPTLDEVFLRATGSRLEGAGNGSGGSDG